One window of the uncultured Pseudodesulfovibrio sp. genome contains the following:
- a CDS encoding heterodisulfide reductase-related iron-sulfur binding cluster: MATHYGCHALRPSKVVQFDDPLAPTLFDRLVEVTGAESIDWPLKLQCCGNPLWGKNDALSLDLSVKKLEDAEKSEAHALCVACTYCQIQFDTVQKEHIAGKKSKVSMPSVLYPQLLGLAMGMDSGVLEMDMNGIKPDNVLNFVSQPD; the protein is encoded by the coding sequence ATAGCCACGCATTACGGATGCCACGCCCTGCGCCCCAGCAAGGTCGTTCAGTTCGACGATCCATTGGCGCCGACCTTGTTCGATCGTCTCGTGGAAGTCACCGGAGCGGAAAGCATCGACTGGCCGCTGAAACTCCAGTGCTGCGGGAACCCTCTGTGGGGGAAAAATGACGCTTTGTCCCTGGACCTCAGCGTGAAAAAGCTCGAGGACGCCGAGAAATCGGAGGCTCATGCACTCTGCGTGGCTTGCACGTACTGTCAGATCCAGTTTGACACCGTCCAGAAAGAGCATATCGCAGGCAAGAAGTCCAAAGTGTCCATGCCCTCCGTGCTGTATCCGCAGCTTCTGGGACTGGCCATGGGCATGGATTCCGGGGTTTTGGAGATGGACATGAATGGGATCAAACCGGACAACGTGCTGAATTTCGTTTCGCAGCCCGACTGA